One Canis lupus familiaris isolate Mischka breed German Shepherd chromosome 20, alternate assembly UU_Cfam_GSD_1.0, whole genome shotgun sequence genomic region harbors:
- the F2RL3 gene encoding proteinase-activated receptor 4, with the protein MWALVLLWPLVMGFNLEDDSQSPLTYDEMGSTGGDGTVGPLSGPQEGTPHSPHLRSFPGQPWANNSEILEIPESSRALLLGWVATRLVPAVYGLALLVGLPANGLALWVLATRVPRLPSTTLLMNLAAADLLLALTLPLRIAYHLQDRHWPFGEAACRATTAALYGHMYGSVLLLAAISLDRYLGVVHPLRALTLRGWRLAAGLCALAWLAAAALALPLALQQQTFRLARPPRVLCHDALPAGAQASYWRPAFLCLAVLGCFVPLLVVLLSYAAALCALAAGGPRYGHALGLTALVLASALAFFVPSNTLLLLHYSDPGPDAWGDLYAAYVPSLALSTLNSCVDPFIYYYVSAEFRDKVRERLLCWAPGASAASRDGATQGTGTRSTSLV; encoded by the exons ATGTGGGCCTTGGTGCTGCTCTGGCCTCTGGTTATGGGGTTCAACCTGGAAGACGACAGCCAGAGCCCCCTCACCTACGACGAGATGGGGAGCACAGGGGGAG ATGGCACAGTGGGGCCCCTGAGCGGGCCCCAGGAGGGGACCCCTCACTCGCCCCACCTGCGCAGCTTCCCCGGCCAGCCCTGGGCTAACAACAGCGAGATCTTGGAGATCCCAGAAAGCTCCCGCGCCCTGCTGCTGGGCTGGGTGGCCACGAGGCTGGTGCCCGCCGTGTACGGGCTGGCGCTGCTGGTGGGGCTGCCGGCCAACGGCCTGGCGCTCTGGGTGCTGGCCACGCGGGTGCCGCGGCTGCCCTCCACCACGCTGCTCATGAACCTGGCGGCCGCCGACCTGCTGCTGGCCTTGACGCTGCCGCTGCGCATCGCCTACCACCTGCAGGACCGCCACTGGCCCTTCGGCGAGGCGGCCTGCCGCGCCACCACGGCGGCGCTCTACGGGCACATGTACGGCTCGGTGCTGCTGCTGGCGGCCATCAGCCTGGACCGCTACCTCGGCGTGGTGCACCCGCTGCGAGCCCTCACGCTGCGCGGCTGGCGCCTGGCCGCCGGGCTCTGCGCGCTGGCCTGGCTGGCGGCCGCCGCCCTGGCGCTGCCCCTGGCGCTGCAGCAGCAGACCTTCCGGCTGGCGCGGCCGCCCCGCGTGCTGTGCCACGACGCGCTGCCCGCGGGCGCCCAGGCCTCCTACTGGCGACCCGCCTTCCTGTGCCTGGCCGTGCTCGGCTGCTTCGTGCCGCTGCTCGTCGTGCTGCTGAGCTACGCGGCCGCGCTGTGCGCGCTGGCGGCCGGCGGCCCGCGCTACGGCCACGCGCTGGGGCTCACGGCGCTGGTGCTCGCCTCGGCCCTGGCCTTCTTCGTCCCCAGCAAcacgctgctgctgctgcactACTCGGACCCGGGCCCGGACGCCTGGGGGGACCTGTACGCGGCCTACGTGCCCAGCCTGGCGCTCAGCACCCTCAACAGCTGCGTGGATCCCTTCATCTACTACTACGTGTCCGCGGAGTTCAGGGACAAGGTGCGGGAGAGGCTGCTCTGCTGGGCCCCGGGCGCCTCGGCGGCCTCCAGGGACGGGGCCACCCAGGGCACCGGCACCCGCTCCACCTCGCTGGTGTGA